A part of Vigna radiata var. radiata cultivar VC1973A chromosome 11, Vradiata_ver6, whole genome shotgun sequence genomic DNA contains:
- the LOC106776876 gene encoding cellulose synthase-like protein D1 — METEMKGSSNSSNKSSSAGAKQQQGVKFTKRTSSGRTMSLSRDDDNDMSGDNSGSNDYINYTVMMPPTPDNQPGASDSKVDGAATGTSRFAAESQQERHGLNSGNSKSMLLRSQTQDFDHNRWLFETKGTYGIGNAFWQEDQNTFEEGVSMADFMDKPWKPLTRKIRIPGAILSPYRLLVVIRIVILVMFLTWRVSNPNHEAMWLWGISIVCELWFAFSWLLDILPKMNPINRSVDLGALHDKFDQPTASNPTGRSDLPGVDVFVSTADAEKEPPLVTANTILSILGVNYPIEKISCYISDDGGAILTFEAMAEAVKFAEVWVPFCRKHNIEPRNPDAYFNLKKDPTKNKKRHDFVKDRRWIKREYDEFKVRINGLPEVIRQRSKTHNSKEEKKAKQIAKEKNGGTLPSDYTSDVPQATWMADGTQWPGTWYSPTPDHSKGDHAGILQIMSKVPDHDPVMGIEDETKLDFTGVDIRIPMFAYVSREKRPGYDHNKKAGAMNAMVRASAILSNGPFILNLDCDHYFYNSLAVKEGMCFMMDRGGDRVCYIQFPQRFEGIDPSDRYANHNTVFFDGNMRALDGLQGPMYVGTGCMFRRYALYGFEPPRFIEHTGVFGRVKTKVNLRAPHAKVEDDTQPLTSDSEMGYPEKFGSSTMFTDSITVAEYNGRPLADHKSVKNGRPPGALLTPRPPLDAPTVAEAIAVISCWYEDKTEWGDRVGWIYGSVTEDVVTGYRMHNRGWRSIYCITKRDAFRGTAPINLTDRLHQVLRWATGSVEIFFSRNNAFFASRRLKFLQRISYLNVGIYPFTSLFLVVYCFIPALSLFSGQFIVEGLNVAFLTYLLLITICLTLISLLEVKWSGIALEEWWRNEQFWVIGGTSAHLVAVIQGLLKVVAGIEISFTLTSKSAGDEDDDEYADLYIVKWTSLFIMPLTIIIINIIALVMGFLRTVFSVIPQWNKLLGSMFFSFWVLSHMYPFAKGLMGKRGRVPTIIYVWAGILSITIALLWITVDPPSDTIQT, encoded by the exons TGCAACTGGGACCTCAAGGTTTGCTGCAGAATCTCAGCAGGAAAGGCATGGGTTGAATTCAGGGAATAGCAAGTCCATGCTGTTGAGGAGCCAAACTCAAGATTTTGATCACAACCGATGGTTGTTTGAGACCAAAGGGACTTATGGCATAGGGAATGCATTTTGGCAGGAAGATCAGAACACTTTTGAAGAAGGAGTGAGCATGGCAGATTTCATGGACAAGCCTTGGAAACCACTAACTCGGAAGATTAGAATCCCTGGGGCTATACTTAGCCCTTACAG GTTGTTGGTGGTTATCCGTATAGTAATCCTAGTTATGTTCTTAACTTGGCGAGTTTCGAACCCTAACCATGAAGCTATGTGGTTGTGGGGAATATCAATTGTGTGTGAGCTTTGGTTTGCTTTCTCTTGGCTTCTTGATATCTTACCCAAAATGAACCCAATAAACAGAAGTGTAGACCTTGGTGCATTGCATGACAAGTTTGATCAACCAACTGCTTCCAACCCAACTGGTCGCTCAGACTTACCAGGGGTTGATGTTTTTGTGTCCACTGCTGATGCTGAAAAGGAACCACCTCTTGTCACAGCCAACACCATTCTTTCCATTCTTGGTGTAAACtatccaattgaaaaaatatcaTGCTACATTTCAGATGATGGTGGAGCCATACTCACATTTGAAGCCATGGCTGAAGCTGTCAAATTTGCTGAG GTTTGGGTACCCTTTTGTAGAAAACACAACATTGAACCTAGGAATCCCGATGCTTACTTCAATTTGAAGAAAGACCCCACCAAGAACAAGAAACGACACGATTTTGTGAAAGACCGTAGATGGATCAAGAGAGAGTATGATGAATTTAAGGTCAGAATCAATGGACTTCCTGAGGTAATACGTCAAAGAAGTAAAACACACAACtctaaagaggaaaaaaaagcaAAGCAGATAGCTAAGGAGAAAAATGGAGGAACTCTACCATCAGATTACACCAGTGATGTCCCTCAAGCTACATGGATGGCTGATGGCACTCAATGGCCAGGTACTTGGTATAGCCCTACACCTGATCACTCTAAGGGTGACCATGCTGGAATCTTGCAG ATAATGAGTAAGGTCCCAGATCATGATCCTGTAATGGGCATTGAAGATGAGACAAAGTTAGATTTCACAGGTGTAGACATCAGGATTCCAATGTTTGCATATGTCTCAAGAGAGAAGAGACCAGGGTATGATCATAACAAGAAAGCAGGAGCAATGAATGCTATGGTTCGAGCCTCAGCCATATTGTCTAATGGACCATTCATTCTCAACTTGGATTGTGACCACTACTTCTACAATTCCCTTGCTGTGAAGGAGGGAATGTGCTTCATGATGGACCGTGGTGGTGATCGCGTATGTTACATACAGTTTCCGCAAAGGTTTGAAGGGATTGATCCTTCTGATCGATATGCAAATCACAACACAGTCTTCTTTGATG GAAATATGAGAGCACTGGATGGTCTCCAAGGTCCAATGTATGTAGGAACAGGTTGCATGTTCAGGAGGTATGCATTGTATGGATTTGAACCACCGAGATTCATTGAGCACACTGGTGTGTTTGGAAGAGTGAAAACAAAGGTTAACCTTAGAGCACCACATGCAAAAGTTGAAGATGACACGCAACCCCTAACATCTGATTCAGAAATGGGTTATCCAGAAAAATTTGGAAGCTCAACAATGTTCACAGATTCCATAACTGTGGCTGAATACAACGGAAGGCCACTTGCTGATCACAAATCTGTGAAGAATGGAAGACCACCTGGGGCACTTCTCACACCACGTCCACCTTTGGATGCCCCCACCGTTGCTGAGGCCATTGCTGTCATCTCATGCTG GTATGAGGACAAGACTGAATGGGGGGACAGGGTAGGTTGGATTTACGGGTCAGTAACTGAGGATGTGGTGACTGGTTACAGGATGCACAACCGTGGTTGGAGATCAATTTATTGCATTACAAAGAGAGATGCTTTTCGTGGAACTGCACCAATAAACTTAACAGATCGTCTGCATCAAGTGCTGAGATGGGCCACAGGTTCTGTGGAGATTTTCTTCTCAAGAAACAATGCTTTTTTCGCTAGCAGGCGCCTCAAGTTCTTGCAGAGAATTTCGTACCTGAATGTTGGCATCTACCCATTCACCTCATTGTTTTTGGTGGTGTATTGCTTCATTCCTGCACTCTCCCTTTTCTCTGGGCAGTTCATAGTGGAAGGCTTGAATGTGGCTTTCTTAACCTATTTGTTGCTCATCACCATTTGCCTCACTCTGATATCCCTCCTTGAAGTGAAATGGTCAGGCATTGCCCTTGAGGAATGGTGGCGAAATGAGCAGTTTTGGGTGATTGGTGGCACCAGTGCTCACCTTGTTGCTGTCATACAAGGTTTGCTAAAGGTTGTGGCTGGCATAGAGATTTCCTTTACCTTAACCTCTAAGTCAGCAGGTGATGAAGATGACGATGAATATGCGGATCTTTACATTGTGAAATGGACAAGTCTCTTCATCATGCCACTAACAATTATCATCATTAACATAATTGCTTTGGTGATGGGGTTCTTAAGGACTGTGTTCAGTGTGATTCCACAGTGGAATAAGCTCTTGGGAAGCATGTTCTTCAGCTTCTGGGTACTCTCTCATATGTACCCTTTTGCTAAAGGGTTGATGGGAAAGAGAGGAAGGGTGCCCACAATTATTTATGTCTGGGCAGGAATTCTCTCCATTACCATTGCACTCCTTTGGATCACAGTTGACCCTCCAAGTGACACTATCCAGACATAG
- the LOC106777372 gene encoding uncharacterized protein At1g66480 → MGNALAGKKTTKVMKIDGQTFKFKTPVRVCDVLKDHPGLVLLESEAVKHYGVRARPLEANRELAPKRLYFLVELPREPAVLPRRVRSGINMSAKDRLESLVLARRSASDLTIIKGQGMEGAENGGVRLRMRVAKAEVERAMRGCETEAEAAEKIVGLCMAKSGEASKARQKRVSFMAISEGGNPIGVAS, encoded by the exons ATGGGGAATGCCTTGGCAGGAAAGAAAACGACCAAGGTCATGAAGATCGACGGCCAAACCTTCAAGTTCAAGACTCCGGTCAGAGTCTGCGACGTCCTCAAGGACCACCCGGGGCTCGTGCTGCTGGAATCCGAGGCGGTTAAGCACTACGGCGTCAGGGCCAGGCCGCTCGAGGCCAACCGGGAGTTGGCGCCCAAGAGGCTATACTTTCTCGTGGAGCTGCCGCGCGAGCCGGCGGTGCTGCCACGGAGGGTGCGGTCCGGGATCAACATGAGCGCCAAGGACAGGCTGGAGAGCCTGGTGCTGGCGCGGAGGTCTGCTTCAGACCTCACCATCATCAAAGGGCAGGGAATGGAAGGAGCGGAGAACGGCGGAGTACGGCTGAGGATGCGGGTGGCGAAGGCGGAGGTGGAGAGGGCGATGCGTGGGTGCGAAACGGAGGCCGAGGCGGCGGAGAAGATCGTTGGACTCTGCATGGCCAAAAGCGGCGAGGCTTCAAAAGCTCGTCAG AAAAGAGTGAGTTTTATGGCAATCAGTGAAGGAGGGAATCCTATAGGAGTGGCATCATGA
- the LOC106776875 gene encoding cationic amino acid transporter 1-like, protein MEGNDENRRYSEAITLESFESLSKYKRALLATPWRLVDRMTGRSMEEVELVEVKRRSHHEMKKTLTWWDLIWFGMGSVIGSGIFVLTGFEVRNHVGPAVVLSYVISGVSAMLSVFCYTEFAVEIPVAGGSFAYLRVELGDFVAYIASGNILLEYVVGGAAVARSWTSYFATLCNQDSDKFLIHAHHLSADYSHLDPIAVAVLFIIGLFAISSTKGSSRFNYLASILHLLVLLFIIVAGLTKANAANYSSFLPFGSRGIFQAAAVLFFAYVGFDAVSTMAEETKNPGRDIPLGLIGSMTCTTLVYCMLSVTLCLMQRFSEVDENAAFSVAFEAVGMSWAKYIVAFGALKGMTSVLLVGAVGQARYLTHIARTQLLPPWLAKVNERTGTPINATVVMLGATAIVAFFTKLDVLANLLSISTLFLFSLVALALLVRRYCARGVATQANIVKFVLCIALILGSSVASAVYWANTTKWVGYIIIVPLWLMGTVGIWLLVPMTKKPKVWGVPLVPFLPSASIGINIFLLGSLDKASFRRFGFWTAILLVYYLFVGLHSSYDMAQMLKKERVESLTESKLDEENVVPSLAESGTKNEDHHNLNN, encoded by the exons ATGGAGGGAAACGACGAGAACAGAAGGTACTCTGAGGCTATAACGTTGGAGTCGTTCGAGAGCTTATCAAAGTACAAGAGAGCGTTGTTGGCGACGCCGTGGAGGCTAGTGGATCGAATGACGGGTCGGTCGATGGAGGAGGTGGAGTTGGTTGAAGTGAAGCGGCGCAGCCACCATGAGATGAAGAAGACTCTTACGTGGTGGGATCTCATATGGTTCGGAATGGGCAGCGTCATAGGTTCCGGCATCTTCGTCCTCACCGGCTTTGAGGTCAGGAACCACGTCGGACCCGCCGTCGTTTTGTCCTACGTTATCTCCGGCGTCTCTGCCATGCTTTCTGTCTTCTGCTACACCGAATTCGCCGTCGAAATTCCCGTCGCTG GCGGTTCGTTTGCGTACCTGAGAGTCGAGCTCGGCGATTTCGTGGCGTACATTGCATCCGGCAACATCCTTCTGGAGTACGTGGTGGGCGGCGCCGCCGTGGCTCGCTCCTGGACCTCCTATTTCGCCACTCTCTGCAACCAAGACTCCGACAAGTTCCTCATCCATGCCCACCACCTCTCTGCGGACTACAGCCACCTCGACCCCATCGCCGTCGCCGTCCTCTTCATCATTGGCCTCTTCGCCATCTCCAGCACCAAGGGCTCCTCCCGCTTCAACTACCTCGCCTCCATCCTCCACCTCCTCgtcctcctcttcatcatcgTCGCCGGCCTCACCAAAGCCAACGCCGCTAACTACTCCTCCTTTCTTCCATTCGGATCCCGCGGCATCTTCCAG GCGGCGGCGGTGTTGTTCTTCGCGTACGTGGGGTTCGACGCGGTTTCCACCATGGCGGAGGAGACGAAGAACCCTGGCAGGGACATTCCGTTGGGGCTGATAGGGTCGATGACGTGCACCACGCTTGTGTACTGCATGCTGTCGGTGACCCTCTGTTTGATGCAGAGGTTTTCAGAGGTTGACGAGAATGCTGCTTTCTCTGTGGCGTTTGAAGCGGTAGGGATGAGCTGGGCGAAGTACATAGTTGCATTTGGGGCATTGAAAGGAATGACGAGTGTTCTCCTTGTTGGTGCTGTGGGACAAGCCAGGTATCTCACTCACATTGCTAGAACACAGTTGCTACCTCCATGGCTTGCTAAG GTAAATGAGAGAACTGGGACACCCATCAATGCCACAGTTGTCATGCTTGGTGCCACTGCCATTGTTGCATTCTTCACAAAACTTGATGTTCTTGCTAACCTTCTTTCGATTTCCACTCTCTTCTTGTTCTCCCTTGTGGCGCTGGCCCTGTTGGTTCGCCGCTACTGTGCAAGAGGGGTGGCTACACAAGCCAACATTGTGAAGTTCGTTCTCTGCATTGCTCTCATATTGGGTTCTTCTGTTGCCTCAGCTGTTTACTGGGCCAACACCACGAAATGGGTTGGTTACATCATCATAGTGCCGCTTTGGCTTATGGGAACAGTGGGGATTTGGCTTTTGGTTCCGATGACGAAGAAGCCAAAGGTTTGGGGTGTGCCACTGGTGCCGTTCCTGCCATCAGCTTCCATTGGAATCAATATTTTCCTTCTTGGTTCGTTGGATAAAGCTTCGTTCAGAAGATTTGGATTCTGGACTGCGATTCTACTGGTGTATTACCTGTTTGTGGGATTGCATTCCTCTTATGATATGGCACAGATGCTGAAGAAGGAGAGAGTGGAGAGCTTGACCGAGTCAAAGTTGGATGAAGAAAATGTCGTTCCATCTCTGGCAGAGTCTGGTACAAAAAATGAAGATCATCATAACTTAAacaattga